From a region of the Arachis ipaensis cultivar K30076 chromosome B09, Araip1.1, whole genome shotgun sequence genome:
- the LOC107615409 gene encoding kinesin-like protein KIN-14G produces MAAFPLNVISMVENVLHKYDERLDQRLDERLSDTHFASRKAKEASLRRNEAAKWLRNMVGTVGGRDLPAEPSEEDFMAALRNGIILCSALNKIQPGAVPKVVEAPSDADVLPDGKALSVYQYFENVRNFLVALERLGLPTFETSDLEQGGISSRVVNCILALKSYNEGKLITNGLWRYGGNVRASNLIKPVMSKDPEPLKESFSSANSDPSHEHCEEDPMSSLNTLVHEFFRDKKQEDIPALIESFLGKVMEEFQNRMLIQQETNKITQEYKPSSEAHNSGLKPASDDEEMVDNEDVEAKQEKCDNVKYNAGEERSSKHLKQLELDQQRKESSEFPKQQDLVEQENEKNKILKQQLLAQIENKRSELLKQQQLIQQENERSMLLKQQELAQLENKRNDLLKQQQLVQQESERSEVWKQQQLAQLENERVELTKQQQIVQQEKERSELLKQQQLAQLENERMQLLEEHQLVQQQKNERINLLKQQLLSQQEKERIQLLKQQQLVEQHKESIQELKSMVYQTKTGMEFLQKKHQEEIIHLGKQLHSIASAASGYQRILEENRKLYNQVQDLKGNIRVYCRVRPCHHNQTSVSNIDEGSISLIIPSKNGKDGKKTFTFNRCFGPNVTQAEVFADTQPLIRSVLDGYNVCIFAYGQTGSGKTHTMSGPNNPTEETVGVNYRALRDLFLISEQRKDTIHYDIRVQMLEIYNETVRDLLSTDGVQKRLEIRNSSLNGINVPDANLVPVQSTADVLSLMDLGFKNRAVSATAMNDRSSRSHSCLTVHVHGKDLTSGKTIRGSIHLVDLAGSERVDKSEVTGDRLKEAQHINKSLAALGDVISSLAQKQQHIPYRNSKLTQLLQDSLGGQAKTLMFVHIAPEQDALVESISTLKFAERVSTIELGAAKVNKDSADVKELKEQIANLKAALAQKDEEAEQFQHPPSSKSDLPVLKSQLSSTTVSSKSGSRKIPRDDSASSLEV; encoded by the exons ATGGCAGCATTTCCATTAAACGTTATCTCCATGGTTGAAAATGTTCTTCATAAGTATGACGAAAGATTAGACCAAAGATTAGACGAAAGATTAAGCGACACTCACTTCGCATCAAGGAAGGCCAAAGAAGCTT CCTTAAGAAGAAATGAAGCTGCCAAGTGGCTGCGAAATATGGTTGGAACGGTTGGTGGTAGGGACTTGCCGGCTGAGCCTTCCGAAGAAGATTTCATGGCTGCGTTGCGCAATGGGATCATCCTCTGCAGTGCTCTTAACAAAATCCAACCTGGTGCCGTACCCAAG GTGGTTGAAGCCCCCAGTGATGCTGATGTTCTTCCTGATGGGAAAGCACTATCTGTGTATCAATACTTTGAAAATGTGAGGAACTTTCTTGTTGCTCTTGAGAGATTGGGGCTTCCCACTTTTGAAACTTCTGATTTGGAACAG GGAGGGATATCTTCTAGGGTAGTAAATTGTATTCTAGCACTCAAGTCATACAATGAAGGGAAATTGATAACCAATGGTTTATGGAGATATGGTGGGAATGTAAGAGCTTCTAATCTTATTAAACCAGTTATGAGTAAGGACCCAGAACCACTCAAGGAGTCTTTCTCAAGTGCCAATAGTGATCCTAGCCACGAGCACTGCGAAGAG GATCCCATGTCTTCCTTGAATACACTAGTTCATGAATTCTTTCGCGATAAGAAGCAAGAAGATATTCCCGCG TTGATTGAGTCCTTTCTTGGCAAAGTCATGGAGGAGTTTCAAAATCGCATGCTAATCCAACAAGAAACG AACAAAATAACTCAAGAATATAAGCCATCATCTGAAGCACATAATTCGGGTTTAAAGCCTGCTTCTGATGACGAAGAG ATGGTTGACAATGAAGATGTGGAGGCTAAACAAGAGAAATGTGATAATGTGAAGTACAATGCCGGTGAAGAACGAAGCAGCAAGCATTTGAAGCAGCTAGAGTTAGATCAACAGCGAAAGGAAAGTAGCGAGTTTCCCAAGCAACAAGATTTAGTTGAACAGGAAAATGAAAAAAACAAGATTTTGAAGCAGCAACTTTTAGctcaaattgaaaacaaaagaagtGAGCTTTTGAAGCAGCAACAATTAATTCAACAGGAAAACGAAAGAAGCATGCTTTTGAAGCAACAAGAGTTGGCTCAACTAGAAAACAAAAGAAACGATCTTTTGAAGCAGCAACAACTAGTTCAACAAGAAAGTGAAAGAAGTGAGGTTTGGAAGCAACAGCAGTTAGCTCAACTGGAAAATGAAAGAGTCGAACTTACGAAGCAACAACAGATAGTTCAACAGGAAAAAGAAAGAAGCGAGCTTCTGAAGCAGCAACAATTAGCTCAACTGGAAAATGAAAGAATGCAGCTTTTGGAGGAACATCAGTTAGTTCAACAACAGAAAAATGAAAGAATCAACCTTTTGAAGCAGCAACTATTATCTCAACAGGAAAAGGAAAGAATCCAACTTCTGAAGCAGCAACAGTTAGTTGAACAGCATAAGGAAAGCATTCAG GAGTTGAAAAGTATGGTATATCAAACAAAAACAGGAATGGAATTTCTGCAAAAGAAACACCAGGAAGAGATAATTCATCTAG GTAAGCAGCTGCATAGCATAGCTTCTGCTGCTTCAGGATATCAGCGAATTCTTGAAGAAAACCGCAAGCTATACAATCAAGTGCAAGACCTAAAAG GAAATATCAGGGTATACTGCAGAGTTAGGCCTTGCCATCATAATCAAACCAGTGTGAGTAACATAGATGAAGGTAGCATCTCACTCATAATACCTTCCAAGAATGGGAAAGATGGGAAGAAGACATTTACTTTCAATAGATGTTTCGGTCCTAATGTGACTCAAG CGGAGGTTTTTGCCGATACTCAACCTCTGATACGTTCAGTTCTGGATGGCTACAATGTCTGCATATTCGCCTACGGTCAGACAGGTTCAGGAAAAACACACACAATG TCTGGACCAAACAATCCCACTGAAGAAACAGTAGGTGTTAACTACCGGGCGCTTCGAGATCTTTTCCTTATCTCAGAACAAAGGAAAGACACCATTCACTATGACATCAGAGTTCAAATGCTTGAGATCTATAATGAGACAGTTAGAGACCTCCTATCAACAGATGGTGTTCAAAAAAG ATTAGAAATCCGTAACAGTTCTCTGAATGGGATTAACGTGCCAGATGCAAATCTTGTTCCGGTTCAATCGACTGCAGATGTCTTAAGTCTAATGGACCTGGGATTTAAGAATCGCGCTGTTAGTGCTACTGCGATGAATGATCGCAGTAGTCGTTCTCACAG CTGCCTTACAGTTCATGTTCATGGAAAGGACCTTACCTCCGGAAAAACAATTCGTGGTTCTATTCATTTAGTTGACCTGGCTGGAAGTGAAAGGGTTGATAAATCTGAGGTCACAGGAGACAGACTGAAGGAGGCTCAACATATCAACAAGTCACTTGCTGCTTTGGGAGATGTTATATCTTCTCTTGCCCAAAAGCAACAACATATTCCATACAGGAACAGTAAACTTACTCAGCTACTTCAAGATTCTCTAG GAGGGCAAGCAAAAACTCTAATGTTTGTTCATATTGCTCCGGAGCAAGATGCTCTTGTAGAATCAATTAGTACGTTGAAGTTCGCCGAAAGGGTATCCACTATTGAACTTGGTGCTGCCAAAGTTAACAAAGATAGTGCAGATGTGAAAGAGCTTAAAGAACAG ATTGCTAATTTGAAGGCAGCCTTAGCACAGAAGGATGAAGAAGCAGAACAGTTTCAACATCCTCCAAGTAGCAAGTCTGATTTGCCAGTGTTGAAATCTCAATTGTCTTCTACTACAGTTAGTTCTAAGTCCGGAAGTCGCAAGATACCCAGAGATGATTCTGCTAGTAGCTTGGAGGTATGA